One genomic window of Punica granatum isolate Tunisia-2019 chromosome 1, ASM765513v2, whole genome shotgun sequence includes the following:
- the LOC116192851 gene encoding uncharacterized protein LOC116192851 translates to MRNGGKKYDAKGWTEKGAHKYGRLNEQSWWEKWGEHYDGRGSVLKWTDKWAETELGTKWGDKWEENFFAGIGRSLTTVRQMWLVIRRSCYRSNPARDLPEFSRISTLDQSLHILRRILLTPLLPSSQGEDLASKFDWPSGLVAGLHGFSFSFRWF, encoded by the exons ATGAGAAATG GTGGGAAAAAATATGATGCTAAAGGGTGGACTGAGAAGGGCGCCCACAAGTATGGTAGATTGAATGAACAATCATGGTGGGAAAAGTGGGGAGAGCACTATGATGGTAGAGGATCCGTCTTGAAATG GACAGATAAATGGGCAGAGACGGAACTTGGAACCAAATGGGGAGACAAGTGGGAAGAGAATTTCTTTGCCGGAATAG GGCGGAGCCTCACTACGGTTAGGCAGATGTGGTTGGTGATTCGACGCAGTTGCTATCGATCCAACCCCGCGAGAGACCTCCCGGAGTTTTCCCGAATCTCGACTTTGGATCAATCCCTTCACATCCTCCGCAGGATTCTCCTGACTCCCCTTCTTCCCAGTAGCCAAGGTGAAGATCTTGCTTCTAAGTTTGATTGGCCATCAGGTCTGGTGGCTGGCTTGCACGGCTTCTCTTTTAGCTTTAGGTGGTTCTGA
- the LOC116192322 gene encoding TMV resistance protein N-like: protein MASSSSSSSSSSSSSSSWEHDVFLCFRGEDTREGFTGHLYQALSVHYGIKTFMDDQLPKGRDISELFERIERSRISIVIFSPNFASSRWCMDELAKIIECKDRDARHEVLPVFYKVAPTELRGPKGKTAEHLAKLSSRDAEMLSRWQLALEEFSNLRGWTFMQGVESGLIEQIADDVRSKVDHVSLDLRVDDHDDEKNSLQVTKHATDGDEPTCTKFVRAIGLVYALCFVTMFTVRGILN, encoded by the coding sequence ATGgcgtcctcctcctcctcgtcctcctcctcgtcatcctcttcttcttcttgggaGCACGACGTGTTTTTGTGCTTCCGAGGTGAGGATACCCGAGAGGGTTTCACAGGGCATCTGTACCAGGCGCTAAGCGTGCACTACGGGATCAAGACGTTCATGGATGACCAGCTCCCCAAGGGGAGGGACATCTCAGAGCTGTTCGAGAGGATTGAGAGGTCAAGGATCTCCATCGTCATATTCTCGCCAAATTTTGCATCTTCCAGATGGTGCATGGACGAGCTCGCGAAGATCATCGAGTGCAAGGACAGGGACGCAAGGCACGAAGTTCTGCCTGTCTTCTATAAGGTGGCCCCGACCGAGCTGAGAGGACCCAAGGGCAAGACGGCCGAGCACCTGGCCAAGCTCAGCAGCAGAGATGCCGAGATGTTGTCAAGGTGGCAGCTTGCTCTGGAGGAGTTCTCCAACTTGAGAGGATGGACTTTCATGCAAGGGGTGGAATCAGGACTGATTGAGCAGATTGCTGATGACGTACGAAGCAAAGTGGATCATGTCTCTCTTGATCTTCGGGTGGATGACCATGATGATGAAAAGAATAGCTTACAAGTCACAAAGCATGCAACCGACGGTGATGAGCCCACATGCACGAAATTTGTTCGTGCTATCGGCCTAGTTTATGCCTTGTGTTTTGTAACTATGTTTACCGTAAGAGGGATCTTGAACTAA
- the LOC116194544 gene encoding uncharacterized protein LOC116194544 isoform X2, with protein sequence MYSLTVKPSFTLHSCSSSSSSSSPQPSMWPKLSPSSISFRRKGRTCSGYSSGRLGLRVSAYNSSKSDSSSSPSNDNGGDSKAPNGTLSKSRKDILLEYVKNVQPEFMELFVKRAPQQVVDAMRQTVTNMIGTLPPQFFAITVTTVAENLAQLMYSVLMTGYMFRNAQYRLELQQSLDQVALPDKQEKKDAPGYAPGTQKKVSGEVIRWNNVSGAEKIDAFKYIELLEAEIEELNRQIGRTANGQNDLLEYLKSLEPQNLKELTSSAGEDAILAMNTFIKRLLAVSDPDQMKFYRQL encoded by the exons ATGTACTCGTTAACTGTGAAACCCTCGTTTACACTGCACTCCTGCAGTtcgtcttcgtcttcttcttcacctcAACCGTCGATGTGGCCGAAACTCTCCCCATCATCGATTAGCTTCCGGAGAAAGGGAAGGACTTGTAGTGGTTACAGTAGCGGGAGGCTCGGTTTGAGAGTGTCGGCCTACAATTCTTCCAAGAGCGACAGCTCCAGCTCCCCCTCCAACGACAATGGCGGTGACTCCAAAGCCCCGAATGGCACCCTG TCGAAGAGTAGGAAAGACATTCTTCTGGAGTATGTCAAGAATGTGCAGCCGGAGTTCATGGAGCTCTTCGTCAAAAGGGCTCCGCAGCAG GTTGTTGATGCTATGCGACAGACTGTGACAAACATGATTGGAACATTACCTCCCCAATTTTTTGCTATTACAGTTACCACG GTTGCGGAAAATCTTGCCCAACTCATGTACAGTGTTCTGATGACGGGATATATGTTTAGGAATGCCCAATATCGACTAGAACTGCAACAGAGTCTGGATCAGGTTGCTCTCCCTGACAAACAAGAGAAAAag GATGCCCCAGGTTATGCACCAGGAACTCAGAAAAAGGTGTCAGGTGAAGTCATTAGGTGGAACAATGTCTCTGGTGCAGAGAAAATAGATGCTTTTAAGTACATCGAGTTGCTTGAAGCAGAAATTGAGGAATTGAATCGACAAATTGGTAGAACTGCCAATGGACAAAATGACTTGTTGGAGTATCTTAAATCCCTTGAACCCCAAAACCTGAAG GAATTGACTAGTAGTGCCGGAGAGGATGCTATACTTGCAATGAACACATTTATAAAGCGTCTTCTTGCTGTTTCCGATCCTGATCAAATGAAG TTTTACAGACAACTGTGA
- the LOC116194544 gene encoding uncharacterized protein LOC116194544 isoform X1, producing MYSLTVKPSFTLHSCSSSSSSSSPQPSMWPKLSPSSISFRRKGRTCSGYSSGRLGLRVSAYNSSKSDSSSSPSNDNGGDSKAPNGTLSKSRKDILLEYVKNVQPEFMELFVKRAPQQVVDAMRQTVTNMIGTLPPQFFAITVTTVAENLAQLMYSVLMTGYMFRNAQYRLELQQSLDQVALPDKQEKKDAPGYAPGTQKKVSGEVIRWNNVSGAEKIDAFKYIELLEAEIEELNRQIGRTANGQNDLLEYLKSLEPQNLKELTSSAGEDAILAMNTFIKRLLAVSDPDQMKTTVTETSAPELAKLLYWLMVVGYSIRNIEVRFDMERVLGTTLKLAELPPGEAI from the exons ATGTACTCGTTAACTGTGAAACCCTCGTTTACACTGCACTCCTGCAGTtcgtcttcgtcttcttcttcacctcAACCGTCGATGTGGCCGAAACTCTCCCCATCATCGATTAGCTTCCGGAGAAAGGGAAGGACTTGTAGTGGTTACAGTAGCGGGAGGCTCGGTTTGAGAGTGTCGGCCTACAATTCTTCCAAGAGCGACAGCTCCAGCTCCCCCTCCAACGACAATGGCGGTGACTCCAAAGCCCCGAATGGCACCCTG TCGAAGAGTAGGAAAGACATTCTTCTGGAGTATGTCAAGAATGTGCAGCCGGAGTTCATGGAGCTCTTCGTCAAAAGGGCTCCGCAGCAG GTTGTTGATGCTATGCGACAGACTGTGACAAACATGATTGGAACATTACCTCCCCAATTTTTTGCTATTACAGTTACCACG GTTGCGGAAAATCTTGCCCAACTCATGTACAGTGTTCTGATGACGGGATATATGTTTAGGAATGCCCAATATCGACTAGAACTGCAACAGAGTCTGGATCAGGTTGCTCTCCCTGACAAACAAGAGAAAAag GATGCCCCAGGTTATGCACCAGGAACTCAGAAAAAGGTGTCAGGTGAAGTCATTAGGTGGAACAATGTCTCTGGTGCAGAGAAAATAGATGCTTTTAAGTACATCGAGTTGCTTGAAGCAGAAATTGAGGAATTGAATCGACAAATTGGTAGAACTGCCAATGGACAAAATGACTTGTTGGAGTATCTTAAATCCCTTGAACCCCAAAACCTGAAG GAATTGACTAGTAGTGCCGGAGAGGATGCTATACTTGCAATGAACACATTTATAAAGCGTCTTCTTGCTGTTTCCGATCCTGATCAAATGAAG ACAACTGTGACGGAGACGAGTGCACCTGAACTTGCGAAGCTCTTGTATTGGCTGATGGTGGTTGGGTACAGCATTCGCAACATTGAAGTTCGTTTTGACATGGAAAGGGTGCTTGGTACCACTCTGAAGCTTGCCGAGCTGCCTCCAGGTGAAgccatttaa
- the LOC116194540 gene encoding stemmadenine O-acetyltransferase-like — MAAMEIEVLSKDYVKPLTPTPSHLRTYKFSLFDQLVPSAHIPIVVFYDRPTAFSTKEAMRRLKSSVSEALPDFYPFAGRIMDNLYIDCNDAGIYYVEAKVNCSVRELIGKPDIQLTRKLLPAEPDDSSSEGGTHIAMVQVNEFACGGIALAAYLSHKIIDGPTLVTLLKAWSHTARGHPQEVKPSFIRPTIFPQCDKLSPDYILGIWPSALKVGKCVTRRFVFSAEAVATIKARAASPSFVAHPTRIESVSAFIWKCCMRVTEAKEGSRKPSILSHVINLRGKANDESPIPEHTIGNLLWVMTARSDQEADRELQSLVGVLRAGFLGINIELFEQFAGENGASKMQECLDAMSKVYEDEETDYFGFSSLVNMGTYETDFGWGKPMWVSPGGIDGEIYQNLVFLIDTRKKGGIEAWTTLGEQDMALLEADQELLSLASLESSPLELM; from the coding sequence ATGGCAGCAATGGAGATTGAAGTTCTTTCCAAGGACTACGTCAAGCCACTGACCCCAACCCCTTCACACTTGAGAACCTACAAGTTCTCTCTGTTCGACCAGCTCGTGCCCTCTGCTCACATCCCTATTGTTGTTTTCTATGATCGGCCCACCGCCTTCAGCACCAAGGAGGCGATGCGACGGCTGAAGAGCTCGGTTTCGGAAGCATTGCCGGACTTCTACCCTTTTGCCGGAAGGATCATGGATAACCTTTACATCGATTGTAATGACGCCGGTATCTACTATGTCGAGGCTAAGGTGAATTGCTCGGTCCGTGAACTTATTGGTAAGCCCGATATTCAGTTGACCAGGAAGCTGCTACCTGCCGAGCCCGATGACTCGTCCTCGGAAGGAGGAACCCACATTGCCATGGTACAGGTGAACGAGTTCGCTTGCGGTGGGATTGCCCTGGCGGCTTACCTGTCTCACAAGATCATCGATGGCCCGACGCTTGTCACGCTCCTCAAGGCATGGTCCCACACCGCCCGAGGGCATCCGCAAGAAGTGAAGCCCAGCTTCATCAGGCCGACTATCTTTCCCCAGTGTGACAAGCTGTCGCCCGACTACATCCTCGGCATATGGCCTTCCGCGCTGAAAGTAGGCAAGTGTGTGACCAGACGGTTTGTGTTCAGTGCCGAAGCGGTGGCCACAATCAAGGCAAGGGCAGCAAGCCCCTCTTTCGTGGCGCATCCAACCCGCATTGAATCCGTATCGGCCTTCATATGGAAGTGCTGTATGCGAGTGACCGAGGCCAAGGAGGGGTCTAGGAAACCATCCATACTGTCCCACGTGATAAACCTCCGGGGTAAGGCGAATGACGAGAGCCCCATCCCGGAGCACACGATCGGGAACCTGCTCTGGGTCATGACAGCGAGGTCTGACCAGGAGGCGGACAGGGAGCTACAGTCCCTAGTGGGCGTCCTCAGGGCGGGGTTCCTGGGCATCAACATTGAGCTGTTCGAGCAGTTTGCAGGGGAGAATGGGGCATCCAAGATGCAGGAGTGCCTCGATGCAATGTCCAAGGTGTATGAGGACGAGGAAACGGACTACTTCGGGTTCAGCAGCCTGGTCAACATGGGCACCTACGAGACCGACTTCGGGTGGGGGAAGCCGATGTGGGTCAGCCCGGGCGGGATCGACGGGGAGATTTATCAGAATTTGGTATTCCTGATTGACACAAGAAAAAAGGGTGGGATTGAGGCATGGACCACATTGGGTGAGCAAGACATGGCCTTGCTTGAAGCTGATCAAGAGCTCCTCTCCTTGGCCTCCTTGGAGTCAAGCCCTCTTGAGCTCATGTAA
- the LOC116194555 gene encoding pentatricopeptide repeat-containing protein At5g42310, chloroplastic isoform X2: MFVLPPPLPTRFPSIHLSSPTHYIRHQLLFSAPTTAALSPNSASNGSLSTSPLQLRSDLDPEPRKEEEEDDEEEEDILALQSRRYDFTPLLDFLSSSVTSSSDSESADSPTTLDSTEFQLAESYRAVPAPLWHSLLKDLSSSSTSLAYALVSWLQRHNLCFSYELLYSILINALGRSEKLYEAFLLSQRQRLTPLTYNALIGACARNEDLEKALNLMSRMRQDGYQSDFVNYSLIIQSLTRSNKIDSSILQKLYREIEFDRIEMDSQLFNDMVVGFARAGNANKALYFLGMAQAYGLSPKTATLVSVIFALGCSGRTEEAEAVFEEMKEGGLKPRTRAYNALLKGYVKSGSLKDAEYIVSEMERNGVSPDEHTYGLLIDAYANAGRWESARIVLKEMEESNVKPNSFIFSRILASYRDRGEWQRSFQVLKEMKSCGHDRAEELFEEMKEKGFLPCTTTYNIMINSFGEQQRWEDVKGLFRKMKSQGLLPNVVTYTTLVDIYGQSGRFNDAIECLEAMKSAGLKPSSTMYNALINAYAQRGLSDQALDAFRVMKADGLKLSLLALNSLINAFGEDRRDVEAFAVLQYMKENDVKPDVVTYTTLMKALIRVDKFQKVPDVYEEMITSGVMPDRKARAMLRSALRYMKQALKSR; the protein is encoded by the exons ATGTTCGTACTGCCTCCGCCACTCCCGACTCGGTTTCCTTCAATCCATCTCTCGTCCCCTACCCACTACATCCGCCACCAGCTCCTCTTTTCCGCTCCCACAACCGCCGCTCTCAGCCCCAATTCCGCCAGCAACGGCTCCCTCTCCACTTCCCCCTTGCAGCTCCGCTCTGACCTCGATCCTGAGCCCCggaaagaggaggaggaagacgatgaggaagaagaagacatcCTCGCCCTCCAGTCCCGCCGCTACGACTTCACTCCCCTCCTCGATTTCCTTTCGTCGTCCGTCACCTCTAGCTCCGATTCGGAGTCGGCCGACTCGCCAACCACCCTCGACTCGACTGAATTCCAGCTCGCTGAGTCGTACCGCGCCGTGCCGGCCCCGCTCTGGCACTCCCTCCTCAAAGACctgtcctcctcctccacctcaCTTGCTTACGCCCTCGTCTCGTGGCTCCAGCGCCACAACCTCTGCTTCTCCTACGAGCTCCTCTACTCTATCCTAATCAACGCGCTTGGCCGTTCTGAGAAGCTCTACGAAgctttccttctctctcagaGGCAAAGGTTAACTCCTCTGACCTACAATGCGTTAATCGGAGCCTGCGCTCGGAATGAAGACCTTGAGAAAGCCCTAAACCTGATGTCCAGGATGCGGCAGGACGGATACCAATCGGATTTTGTGAACTACAGCCTGATCATTCAGTCTCTCACGCGTAGCAATAAGATTGATTCATCGATTCTGCAGAAGCTTTATCGGGAAATCGAGTTCGATCGGATCGAGATGGATTCGCAGCTGTTTAATGATATGGTTGTCGGGTTTGCTAGGGCCGGCAATGCGAATAAAGCTCTGTACTTTCTTGGTATGGCTCAAGCTTATGGTTTGAGCCCTAAAACTGCCACTTTGGTGTCGGTTATTTTCGCATTGGGGTGTTCGGGTAGAACTGAGGAGGCTGAAGCTGTGTTCGAGGAAATGAAAGAAGGGGGCTTGAAGCCGAGAACTCGGGCTTATAATGCTTTACTAAAAGGGTATGTTAAGTCGGGTTCTTTAAAAGACGCGGAATACATTGTTTCTGAGATGGAGAGGAATGGAGTTTCACCGGATGAGCACACTTATGGGCTTCTTATTGATGCATATGCAAATGCAGGTAGGTGGGAGAGCGCCAGAATTGTGTTGAAAGAAATGGAAGAAAGTAATGTGAAGCCCAACTCCTTCATTTTCAGTAGGATCTTAGCTAGTTATCGGGACAGAGGAGAGTGGCAGAGGAGCTTCCAGGTCTTGAAGGAGATGAAGAGTTGTGGG CATGATCGAGCTGAAGAGTTGTTTGAGGAGATGAAGGAGAAGGGGTTTTTGCCTTGCACAACGACTTACAACATTATGATTAATTCATTTGGAGAGCAGCAGCGGTGGGAGGACGTGAAGGGCTTGTTTCGGAAGATGAAGAGCCAAGGGTTGCTTCCAAATGTGGTCACATACACTACACTTGTCGATATATATGGTCAGTCAGGAAGGTTCAATGATGCAATAGAATGTCTGGAGGCTATGAAGTCTGCAGGATTGAAGCCGTCATCAACCATGTATAATGCCTTGATCAATGCATACGCTCAAAGG GGCTTGTCCGACCAAGCACTTGATGCCTTCCGGGTCATGAAAGCAGATGGTCTAAAACTGAGTCTTTTAGCTCTTAATTCGTTGATCAATGCATTTGGGGAGGACAGGAGGGATGTCGAAGCTTTTGCCGTCTTGCAGTACATGAAGGAAAAC GATGTGAAACCTGACGTCGTCACATATACCACACTTATGAAGGCTCTGATTCGCGTCGATAAGTTTCAGAAG GTTCCAGACGTGTATGAGGAAATGATTACGTCGGGTGTGATGCCTGATAGGAAAGCTAGAGCAATGCTTCGATCTGCTCTGAGGTACATGAAACAGGCACTCAAGTCCAGATAG
- the LOC116194555 gene encoding pentatricopeptide repeat-containing protein At5g42310, chloroplastic isoform X1 has protein sequence MFVLPPPLPTRFPSIHLSSPTHYIRHQLLFSAPTTAALSPNSASNGSLSTSPLQLRSDLDPEPRKEEEEDDEEEEDILALQSRRYDFTPLLDFLSSSVTSSSDSESADSPTTLDSTEFQLAESYRAVPAPLWHSLLKDLSSSSTSLAYALVSWLQRHNLCFSYELLYSILINALGRSEKLYEAFLLSQRQRLTPLTYNALIGACARNEDLEKALNLMSRMRQDGYQSDFVNYSLIIQSLTRSNKIDSSILQKLYREIEFDRIEMDSQLFNDMVVGFARAGNANKALYFLGMAQAYGLSPKTATLVSVIFALGCSGRTEEAEAVFEEMKEGGLKPRTRAYNALLKGYVKSGSLKDAEYIVSEMERNGVSPDEHTYGLLIDAYANAGRWESARIVLKEMEESNVKPNSFIFSRILASYRDRGEWQRSFQVLKEMKSCGVSPDRHFYNVMIDTFGKYNCLDHAMATFERMLSEGIEPDNVTWNTLIDCHCKSGQHDRAEELFEEMKEKGFLPCTTTYNIMINSFGEQQRWEDVKGLFRKMKSQGLLPNVVTYTTLVDIYGQSGRFNDAIECLEAMKSAGLKPSSTMYNALINAYAQRGLSDQALDAFRVMKADGLKLSLLALNSLINAFGEDRRDVEAFAVLQYMKENDVKPDVVTYTTLMKALIRVDKFQKVPDVYEEMITSGVMPDRKARAMLRSALRYMKQALKSR, from the exons ATGTTCGTACTGCCTCCGCCACTCCCGACTCGGTTTCCTTCAATCCATCTCTCGTCCCCTACCCACTACATCCGCCACCAGCTCCTCTTTTCCGCTCCCACAACCGCCGCTCTCAGCCCCAATTCCGCCAGCAACGGCTCCCTCTCCACTTCCCCCTTGCAGCTCCGCTCTGACCTCGATCCTGAGCCCCggaaagaggaggaggaagacgatgaggaagaagaagacatcCTCGCCCTCCAGTCCCGCCGCTACGACTTCACTCCCCTCCTCGATTTCCTTTCGTCGTCCGTCACCTCTAGCTCCGATTCGGAGTCGGCCGACTCGCCAACCACCCTCGACTCGACTGAATTCCAGCTCGCTGAGTCGTACCGCGCCGTGCCGGCCCCGCTCTGGCACTCCCTCCTCAAAGACctgtcctcctcctccacctcaCTTGCTTACGCCCTCGTCTCGTGGCTCCAGCGCCACAACCTCTGCTTCTCCTACGAGCTCCTCTACTCTATCCTAATCAACGCGCTTGGCCGTTCTGAGAAGCTCTACGAAgctttccttctctctcagaGGCAAAGGTTAACTCCTCTGACCTACAATGCGTTAATCGGAGCCTGCGCTCGGAATGAAGACCTTGAGAAAGCCCTAAACCTGATGTCCAGGATGCGGCAGGACGGATACCAATCGGATTTTGTGAACTACAGCCTGATCATTCAGTCTCTCACGCGTAGCAATAAGATTGATTCATCGATTCTGCAGAAGCTTTATCGGGAAATCGAGTTCGATCGGATCGAGATGGATTCGCAGCTGTTTAATGATATGGTTGTCGGGTTTGCTAGGGCCGGCAATGCGAATAAAGCTCTGTACTTTCTTGGTATGGCTCAAGCTTATGGTTTGAGCCCTAAAACTGCCACTTTGGTGTCGGTTATTTTCGCATTGGGGTGTTCGGGTAGAACTGAGGAGGCTGAAGCTGTGTTCGAGGAAATGAAAGAAGGGGGCTTGAAGCCGAGAACTCGGGCTTATAATGCTTTACTAAAAGGGTATGTTAAGTCGGGTTCTTTAAAAGACGCGGAATACATTGTTTCTGAGATGGAGAGGAATGGAGTTTCACCGGATGAGCACACTTATGGGCTTCTTATTGATGCATATGCAAATGCAGGTAGGTGGGAGAGCGCCAGAATTGTGTTGAAAGAAATGGAAGAAAGTAATGTGAAGCCCAACTCCTTCATTTTCAGTAGGATCTTAGCTAGTTATCGGGACAGAGGAGAGTGGCAGAGGAGCTTCCAGGTCTTGAAGGAGATGAAGAGTTGTGGGGTAAGCCCTGATCGGCATTTTTATAATGTGATGATTGATACTTTTGGGAAGTATAACTGTCTTGATCATGCTATGGCCACTTTCGAGAGAATGCTCTCAGAGGGAATTGAACCTGACAATGTCACTTGGAATACACTCATTGATTGCCACTGCAAATCGGGACAGCATGATCGAGCTGAAGAGTTGTTTGAGGAGATGAAGGAGAAGGGGTTTTTGCCTTGCACAACGACTTACAACATTATGATTAATTCATTTGGAGAGCAGCAGCGGTGGGAGGACGTGAAGGGCTTGTTTCGGAAGATGAAGAGCCAAGGGTTGCTTCCAAATGTGGTCACATACACTACACTTGTCGATATATATGGTCAGTCAGGAAGGTTCAATGATGCAATAGAATGTCTGGAGGCTATGAAGTCTGCAGGATTGAAGCCGTCATCAACCATGTATAATGCCTTGATCAATGCATACGCTCAAAGG GGCTTGTCCGACCAAGCACTTGATGCCTTCCGGGTCATGAAAGCAGATGGTCTAAAACTGAGTCTTTTAGCTCTTAATTCGTTGATCAATGCATTTGGGGAGGACAGGAGGGATGTCGAAGCTTTTGCCGTCTTGCAGTACATGAAGGAAAAC GATGTGAAACCTGACGTCGTCACATATACCACACTTATGAAGGCTCTGATTCGCGTCGATAAGTTTCAGAAG GTTCCAGACGTGTATGAGGAAATGATTACGTCGGGTGTGATGCCTGATAGGAAAGCTAGAGCAATGCTTCGATCTGCTCTGAGGTACATGAAACAGGCACTCAAGTCCAGATAG
- the LOC116194571 gene encoding small nuclear ribonucleoprotein SmD3b-like, giving the protein MSRSLGIPVKLLHEASGHIVTVELKSGELYRGSMVECEDNWNCQLENITYTAKDGKVSQLEHVFIRGSKVRFMVIPDMLKNAPMFKRLESRIKGKSSALGVGRGRAVAMRARAQAAGRGAAPGRGAVPPVRR; this is encoded by the exons ATGAGCAGGAGCTTGGGGATACCGGTGAAGCTGCTCCACGAGGCCTCAGGCCACATCGTGACGGTGGAGCTGAAAAGCGGTGAGCTCTACCGAGGGAGCATGGTCGAGTGCGAGGATAACTGGAATTGCCAGCTCGAGAACATCACCTACACTGCCAAG GATGGGAAAGTCTCACAGCTTGAGCATGTATTTATTCGAGGGAGCAAAGTCAG GTTCATGGTCATACCAGATATGTTGAAGAATGCTCCAATGTTCAAGCGCCTTGAATCTAGGATCAAG GGTAAAAGCTCGGCACTTGGAGTTGGCAGAGGTAGAGCTGTTGCAATGCGAGCTAGA GCTCAAGCTGCTGGTAGAGGAGCTGCACCTGGTAGAGGTGCCGTTCCTCCTGTTCGGAGGTAA